Below is a genomic region from Campylobacter geochelonis.
AGAAACGAATAATATTCTTGGTGCTGAGAGTAAAGAAAATGCGTCAAACAACGAAGTTCATCTAATAAATAATGTGGTAACTGGAACCATCTTTGGTGCAAAAAGCGAATCAGGCGAAGTCAATAAAAATAAAGTCATTATTAGCGGTGGAAAAATCTCTAGCGTTTCTGGTGGAAAAGGCAACGCAAAAGCTAGTGAAAACAGCGTTACTATCACATCTACAACAATAAATTCTGGTGGAATCACAGGTGGTCATGCAGATAAAGGAGAATCTTTTAATAATACAGTCGAAATTATCAATTCTACATCAACGAAAGAATCATCAAAGAGCGGAATTACCGGTGGGCGTAGTTACTCTAACAATGACAGCCATGGCAATATGGTTGAAATTTCAAATACAAATATACAAAGCAAAGAAATAGAAGGTGGCAGAAGTCAAGACGGCGATGCCTATAATAATCAAATTAAAATATTTGGTAAAACTTTTATTAACCATATAGGTGATATGCAAGGCGGTAGAAGTAAAAATGGCAATGCTAATCATAATGCTGTCACGATTGAAAACGCAACTATAGAAAATAGATCTATTTATGGTGGCTACTCGTCAAATGGCAATGCTAATCATAATGCTGTCACGATCGAAAACGCAACTATAGAAAATAGATCTATTTATGGTGGCTACTCGTCAAATGGTAAGGCTAGTGGCAACACTATTATTATAGATGGCAGTAAAATCAACAGCCAAATCATAGGCTCAAGAGCTTTTTTAGATGCGACAAATAATACTATTACGATAAAAAATACTATTACGATAAAAAATACAGATTTAACAGGCTCATCTTTGATAGGCGGTATGTCGTTTGGAAATCAAAATGCCATTAGTGGCAATACGCTAAATTTGTATGCAAAAGATTTAAGCGTTGTTAGTATAAGAAATTTTGAAAATATCTATTTTTACATTCCAAAAGGCGTAAAAGCCTCAGATACAGTACTTAGCGTTAGCGATACTACTGAGACAAATTTAGAAAATACTAAAATAGGCGCTGCTGTTTTAGACTCTAAATTTAAGCTAAAACCACAAGAGCGAGTTACTCTGATAAAAACAGCCGGAAAACTTATAAAACCGCAAAATTTAGATAACCATATCAACGCTATGATTGGAGTTTCTGCTTTTAAGAAATACGACATTTATGCAGATGAAAATAGCTTGTATCTATACCAACCAAAAGATACAACACCACCAAAACCAACGATAAATCCAGCCATAAAGTCATTTTTTCAATCAAGCCTAGCTTCAACTGCTTTTATCAACTATGGCGGGGATTTGATAAATGATATGATAAATTCTAACGAAATAAAAGCAAACAACATCTTTGGTATCATAAGTGGAGTAAATGTAAAACATAAAACAGGCTCACACATAGACGCACAAGGCGTAAGCTTTGTAACTGGAGTATCAAAAACTATAGACTCACTTAGCTATGGTCTGTTTTTTGAAGCTGGAAGAGGAAGCTATGATAGCTTTGAAAACAATGTTTTTGGTAATGGCGAAAACAAATACTACGGCGGTGGAGTGCTTTTTGACTTAGAGCTTGGTAATGATTTTTATCTTGATGGCTCACTTCGTGCTGGTAAAGTTCAGTTGGATTATAAAAGTGATGATTTTATGGGAAGAGCTGAGTTTAAGCTTAAGAGAAATTACATCGGTGGGCATATTGGAGGCGGAAAAGTCTTTTTGCTAAACAGTCTTAGCAGTGTTGATGTATACACACGAGTGCTTTACTCTCGCATATTTTCTAAAAATCAAAACATTAGAGGAGATGAGTTTTACTTCGATGATATAAATTCAATCCGTTTAAAAACTGGCATAAGATATACTTATAAAACAGATGAAAATATTAACATATATGGTGGCGCGGCGTATGAGTATGAATTTAGCGCAAATGCAAAGGGCGCTAGTCTAGGTTACGACTATAGCGTAGATGAAGCCTCACTTAAAGGTGCTAGCGCTATGTTTGAGTTAGGTAGCAATATCTTTAATCAAAATGGATTTGATATCAATATAAATTTAAAAAGCTATATAGGGCAAAAAACAGGAGTAAGTGGAGGTTTAAAAGTGGAGTATAAATTTTAAAGGCTAAATTTAGCAAATGTCAATTTTTAGTAAAATTTAAATCTTAAATTTAAAGATAGACAGAACTAAACACAGCCGTATTTAGTTCATATTTATTAAATTTAATTATTTTAAATGCTAAATTTGATAAAAATATATAAATTATAAAAGGCTTAAATGTGTTAAGGCAAAAATACGTGGATTTCCAACCAAAAGCATTTCAAATTGAGATGGTATGTAAAAATAGTAT
It encodes:
- a CDS encoding autotransporter outer membrane beta-barrel domain-containing protein, translating into MQNRSFITKFISTVSISIVLSASLLHATTSITDTDIANWLDNGEFKPKNPSNNDISLNISTINGRVYGGYSQTDEVKENKLNIEGGKFNKYIYGGYSKNKAANSNKLIIKNAAETNNILGAESKENASNNEVHLINNVVTGTIFGAKSESGEVNKNKVIISGGKISSVSGGKGNAKASENSVTITSTTINSGGITGGHADKGESFNNTVEIINSTSTKESSKSGITGGRSYSNNDSHGNMVEISNTNIQSKEIEGGRSQDGDAYNNQIKIFGKTFINHIGDMQGGRSKNGNANHNAVTIENATIENRSIYGGYSSNGNANHNAVTIENATIENRSIYGGYSSNGKASGNTIIIDGSKINSQIIGSRAFLDATNNTITIKNTITIKNTDLTGSSLIGGMSFGNQNAISGNTLNLYAKDLSVVSIRNFENIYFYIPKGVKASDTVLSVSDTTETNLENTKIGAAVLDSKFKLKPQERVTLIKTAGKLIKPQNLDNHINAMIGVSAFKKYDIYADENSLYLYQPKDTTPPKPTINPAIKSFFQSSLASTAFINYGGDLINDMINSNEIKANNIFGIISGVNVKHKTGSHIDAQGVSFVTGVSKTIDSLSYGLFFEAGRGSYDSFENNVFGNGENKYYGGGVLFDLELGNDFYLDGSLRAGKVQLDYKSDDFMGRAEFKLKRNYIGGHIGGGKVFLLNSLSSVDVYTRVLYSRIFSKNQNIRGDEFYFDDINSIRLKTGIRYTYKTDENINIYGGAAYEYEFSANAKGASLGYDYSVDEASLKGASAMFELGSNIFNQNGFDININLKSYIGQKTGVSGGLKVEYKF